In one window of Ptiloglossa arizonensis isolate GNS036 chromosome 5, iyPtiAriz1_principal, whole genome shotgun sequence DNA:
- the Pcx gene encoding pecanex isoform X3 — MTIIYLFILKVLKQLILKSLQDSYSPLLTRKTCETNATSNRDRSLSTSRFEDRFSRFNGDGGIDNDSANSRDALIEEPKPGIKRRYSNASQSSHEFSDGERPKDKQDKMKSMDDPLNVGSVVGIDRLFESGDCAMESRTNKNLHNKEPDSGSSSTTTLSMENEVKRKLLPEPDTDNKRHQGAIPKQNRPKPVIDAIDDNITTTEQTQSKFKRTVEVKRRDRRFDRFDRFEQTSGSNNELSSLSLASSLLATLLTSGRDLPGQSSTVSDLRPSRSSENRNSRARRGTLKRSIRLHHGPRDRNRDDNVVPLTTLFGLISHDECHIVANHNDTVVPLEAVPSFGDENGRWLAYTFDEKGSGVAAAAQGPSGNNNKLLNTLLRQQLNQNLHYDANWELTDSLSNSYSSLSLNSAGLSVIIDTPPVLSSPESNQTKAQNSLSSNLVSSNTGSTNHCTVEISERDQFHQNAGNSNQCTIETLEWDQFHRDIMPHINTITERNGRLQSLLAYLSLNIHFSNLHRRMPPLTLPTHQEADINTSLSWNRFIGGLDGSDSKPKQARHYYKWKIGKLPHIKVRFDRLFLLALLDRNLTIFETTISTFLAVAVAGLGLVLLQQGFYRDIFAFMFCFVTAGCQYSLLKSVQPDAASPTHGFNRIIVFSRPIYYILCSGFILIFNEFLRNFKTSEFRIYGLRVADYDVILQIRNILLIFLLCFPIVFSLGLFPQINTFLMYLCEHIDIHLFGGNATTSLVSSIYCLCRSFVTVVILYGFAYGALTEPKSSQHILFSIFAGLLVAISYHLSRSSSDPTVIWDIVKMNLWPPEIYTEEKEAKIIENTSRGDNLSATYKEAKIRASGRKKHVKIKVGEQMSDTELVDPLPEKLRATVNARLKNDLIVCAVIGTLSFGIHCSTVFTALQPELNPVLWGIVSCLGFLLHYIVPQLRKHLPWLCLSRPVLRSHEHGQFEVREPVKIMWFEKAYVYLSFLERNVLYPVVFLGALTECSSKIVNKFGESIGALIIVVCGLKSLRSAYSDPSTRYLVLIFAVLFFKLDFRELSETFLVDYFVTGIAFAKIYELLLKIRFVVTYIAPWQITWGSAFHAFAQPFSVPHSAMLFLQAGISAILSTPLNPLLGSAIFISSYVRPVKFWERDYKTRRVDHSNTRMSSHLDRNLGADDNNLNSIFYEQLTRSLQHSLYGDLALGRWGNVEQGDCFLLASDYLNCLVHIVQLGNGLVTFQLRGLEFRGTYCQQREVEAISERIDDNDNCCCCEMGHFSNVLSVNAAFSQRWLAWEVASAKYVLEGYSISDNSAVSMLQVFEFRKVLVTYYVKSIVFYAIKSSKLKYWLGNSDISDALKISLAKNFVDLDPVFNMNIDEDFDFRASGITRSSFCNVYLDWIQYCITKHDKTLDRTRDSPLISLCFALSLLGRRVLGAASHNTLSSVEFFLYGLHALFKGDFRITSIRDEWVLHDVDLLRSVVAKGVRMALKLHQDHFMSPEQYVESSALYDAIDSHDKNLVISHEADPLWRNAVLNGAPSLLALRHVLDDGLDEYKVIMLNKRFLSFRVIKMNRECVRGLWAGQQQELVYLRNQNPERGSIQNAKQALRNIINSSCDQPIGYPIYVSPLTTSYAETNEQLCSIVGGPLSLSVIRRNVLKLWQRIRRRCGQGCSSGGTGSQDDGGFGNDGVYAMTTYNIHSGYGQSGHNTSGSQSIDSGCQIGGSTGRGSLGRANTGSLGGNRGSLASVGKPTSSTLASLAGLLSNSDIKTETKSETSFSGKLERDEGFPRVRIIDPNQVYDAINLGRRIDVIWPDERMRQQGGRSGWQHWVPERGMEGCVIHYWSPNHRDPNRRSHVDKVILLVKIDDKYVPIAEQGVRDLGAEV; from the exons atgacaataatttacctcttcATCCTCAAAGTCTTGAAACAATTAATACTAAAAAG CCTCCAAGATTCTTATAGCCCGCTACTTACTCGGAAGACTTGTGAAACAAATGCAACATCTAATCGGGATAGAAGTCTCAGTACCAGCCGATTTGAAGATAGATTTTCAAg ATTTAATGGAGATGGTGGTATAGATAATGATTCTGCAAACTCCCGTGATGCATTAATTGAAGAACCAAAGCCTGGTATTAAAAGAAGATACAGTAATGCAAGCCAAAGCAGTCATGAATTCTCAGATGGTGAGAGGCCCAAAGACAAGCAAGATAAAATGAAAAGTATGGATGACCCATTAAATGTTGGAAGTGTAGTTGGAATAGATCGATTGTTTGAAAGTGGTGATTGTGCAATGGAGTcacgaacaaataaaa ATCTACATAATAAGGAACCAGATTCTGGTTCGTCTAGTACAACGACCCTGAGTATGGAAAACGaggtgaaaagaaaattacttcCGGAACCAGATACAGATAACAAACGACACCAAGGTGCGATACCCAAACAAAACCGTCCAAAACCTGTAATAGATGCCATAGATGATAATATTACAACTACAGAACAAACTCAATCGAAATTTAAACGAACGGTAGAAGTCAAAAGAAGGGATAGAAGATTTGATAGATTTGATAGATTTGAGCAAACTAGTGGTTCAAACAACGAGTTAAGTTCACTTAGTCTTGCATCTTCATTATTAGCAACGTTGTTGACTTCTGGCCGAGATTTACCTGGTCAATCCAGTACTGTGTCTGATTTAAGACCAAGTCGTAGTTCTGAAAATCGAAATTCACGAGCAAGGCGAGGTACCTTGAAACGTTCAATTAGACTGCATCACGGACCACGAGATAGAAATCGAGATGACAATGTTGTACCGCTCACTACTTTATTTGGATTAATATCACATGATGAGTGTCATATAGTTGCCAACCATAACGACACAGTAGTACCTTTAGAAGCAGTACCTTCTTTTGGAGATGAAAATGGACGCTGGTTGGCTTACACCTTTGATGAAAAAGGATCTGGTGTTGCTGCTGCAGCACAAGGTCCTTCTGGCAAtaacaataaattattaaatacattattacGCCAGCAACTTAATCAAAATTTACATTACGACGCGAACTGGGAGCTTACAGATTCTTTGAGCAACAGTTACAGCAGTCTGTCTTTGAATTCTGCTGGTTTAAGTGTTATAATAGACACACCGCCTGTTTTATCGAGCCCAGAAAGCAACCAAACTAAAGCACAAAATTCACTATCATCGAATTTAGTTTCTTCGAACACTGGAAGCACTAATCATTGTACAGTGGAAATTTCAGAACGAGATCAATTTCATCAAAATGCGGGAAATTCTAATCAATGTACAATAGAAACCTTAGAATGGGATCAATTTCATCGGGACATAATGCCACATATAAACACAATAACAGAAAGAAATGGAAGATTACAAAGTTTATTAGCATACCTTAGTTTAAATATTCACTTCTCAAACCTTCATCGCCGAATGCCTCCTTTAACGTTACCAACGCATCAAGAAGCTGATATAAATACAAGTTTATCTTGGAATCGATTTATTGGTGGCTTAGATGGATCCGATTCTAAACCTAAACAAGCAAGGCATTATTATAAATGGAAAATTGGCAAATTACCACACATTAAAGTGCGGTTCGATCGTCTATTTTTATTGGCTTTATTAGATCGAAATTTGACGATTTTTGAGACTACCATTTCGACGTTTTTGGCAGTTGCTGTTGCAGGATTGGGTCTCGTACTACTTCAACAAGGATTCTACCGAGATATATTTGCCTTTATGTTTTGTTTCGTAACCGCTGGATGTCAGTATTCATTATTAAAATCCGTTCAGCCTGATGCAGCTTCTCCGACACATGGATTTAATCGTATTATAGTATTTTCCCGgcctatatattatatactatgTTCGGGATTCATATTAATCTTCAACGAATTCCTCAGAAACTTCAAAACGTCTGAATTTCGAATATACGGTTTGCGAGTCGCCGATTATGATGTTATATTACaaattcgtaatattttattaattttccttttGTGTTTTCCAATTGTGTTTTCTTTAGGTTTATTTCCGcaaattaatacttttttaaTGTATCTCTGTGAACATATAGATATTCATTTGTTTGGTGGAAATGCAACCACTAGTCTAGTCTCTTCAATATATTGTCTTTGTCGCAGTTTCGTCACTGTTGTCATACTGTATGGTTTTGCTTATGGAGCACTTACGGAGCCCAAATCCTCGCAACAtattttgttttctatttttgcGGGTTTACTAGTTGCTATATCTTATCATTTAAGCCGATCATCTTCAGATCCTACCGTAATATGGGACATTGTTAAAATGAACTTATGGCCACCAGAAATATATACGGAAGAGAAAGAAGCCAAAATCATTGAAAATACATCTCGAGGAGATAATTTGTCTGCAACGTACAAAGAAGCAAAGATTAGAGCATCGGGAAGAAAAAAACATGTGAAAATTAAAGTTGGTGAACAAATGTCAGACACAGAATTAGTGGATCCTTTACCTGAAAAATTGAGAGCAACAGTGAATGCaagattaaaaaatgatttaataGTATGTGCAGTGATAGGTACTTTGTCATTTGGAATCCATTGTTCAACTGTGTTTACAGCTTTACAGCCAGAACTAAACCCAGTTTTATGGGGTATTGTAAGCTGCCTTGGATTTCTATTACATTATATCGTACCACAACTTCGAAAACATTTACCATGGTTGTGCTTATCAAGACCAGTACTACGTAGCCATGAACATGGACAGTTTGAAGTTCGTGAACCAGTGAAAATTATGTGGTTTGAAAAAGCATATGTTTACCTTTCTTTCTTAGAAAGAAATGTTCTCTATCCAGTTGTGTTCCTTGGAGCGCTCACTGAATGTTCAtcgaaaattgtaaacaaatttgGAGAAAGTATTGGTGCATTAATCATAGTTGTATGTGGATTGAAATCCTTAAGATCTGCATATTCTGATCCATCAACACGTTACCTAGTATTGATCTTTGCTGTGCTATTTTTCAAACTAGATTTTCGAGAACTCAGTGAAACGTTTCTTGTAGATTATTTTGTCACAGGAATAgcatttgcaaaaatttatgaATTACTGTTAAAGATACGATTTGTAGTTACATATATTGCACCTTGGCAAATCACTTGGGGAAGTGCATTTCATGCATTTGCACAACCGTTCTCAGTACCACATTCTGCTATGCTATTCTTGCAAGCAGGCATTTCTGCAATTCTAAGCACTCCTTTAAACCCACTTTTGGGCAGCGCAATTTTTATATCATCTTATGTGCGTCCAGTGAAATTTTGGGAAAGAGACTATAAAACAAGAAGAGTGGATCATTCAAATACACGAATGTCTTCGCATTTAGATCGGAATCTGGGTGCAGATGATAACAATTTGAATTCAATTTTCTATGAGCAATTGACAAGGTCATTGCAACATAGTCTTTATGGAGATCTTGCTCTTGGTCGCTGGGGAAATGTGGAACAAGGCGACTGTTTTCTATTAGCATCTGATTATTTGAACTGTTtggtgcacattgttcaattaggCAATGGATTAGTAACTTTTCAATTGAGAGGTCTTGAATTTAGAGGAACGTATTGCCAGCAGAGAGAA GTAGAAGCAATCTCTGAAAGAATCGACGACAATGACAATTGCTGTTGCTGCGAAATGGGACATTTTTCAAATGTATTGAGTGTAAATGCAGCATTTAGCCAACGTTGGCTGGCTTGGGAAGTTGCAAGTGCTAAATACGTTCTAGAGGGATACTCGATATCTGATAATTCAGCAGTTTCTATGCTTCAAGTGTTTGAGTTTCGTAAAGTATTGGTTACCTACTACGTTAAAAGTATTGTTTTTTATGCTATAAAatcttcgaaattaaaatattggttaggaaattccgatatttcggacGCTCTTAAAATATCGCTTGCCAAAAATTTCGTCGATCTCGACCCTGTTTTCAATATGAACATTGATGAGGATTTTGATTTTCGAGCTAGCGGAATTACAAGGAGTAGCTTTTGTAACGTTTATTTGGATTGGATACAATATTGTATTACCAAACATGATAag ACACTAGATAGAACAAGGGATTCACCATTAATATCTTTGTGCTTTGCATTGAGTCTTTTGGGGAGACGTGTTTTGGGTGCAGCATCTCATAATACTCTGTCCAGTGTTGAATTTTTTCTATATGGATTACATGCTCTTTTTAAag GAGATTTTCGTATAACATCAATTCGAGATGAATGGGTGTTGCATGATGTTGATCTATTACGAAGTGTTGTGGCAAAAGGTGTAAGAATGGCATTAAAACTACATCAAGATCATTTTATGAGTCCAGAGCAATATGTTGAATCATCTGCTCTTTACGATGCCATAGATAGTCACGATAAAAACCTTGTTATTAGTCATGAAGCAGATCCGCTTTGGAGAAACGCCGTTTTAAATGGCGCACCCAGTCTTCTGGCTCTTAG ACACGTTCTTGATGATGGCCTTGATGAATATAAAGTAATCATGCTTAACAAACGTTTCTTGAGCTTTCGAGTGATTAAAATGAATCGTGAATGTGTTCGTGGTCTGTGGGCTGGACAACAACAAGAATTAGTATATTTGAGAAATCAAAACCCAGAACGAGGCTCTATACAAAATGCAAAACAAGCACtcagaaatataataaatagttCTTGCGATCAGCCGATCGGGTATCCGATTTATGTTTCGCCATTGACAACCAGTTATGCAGAGACAAACGAACAATTATGTTCTATAGTTGGAGGACCTTTAAGTCTCAGTGTAATTAGGCGTAACGTGCTAAAATTATGGCAAAG AATTAGAAGAAGATGCGGTCAAGGTTGTTCATCAGGTGGTACAGGATCTCAAGATGATGGAGGTTTTGGAAATGATGGAGTATATGCAATGACTACTTATAATATTCATTCAG gTTATGGTCAATCGGGTCACAACACATCTGGTTCACAATCTATAGATTCTGGATGTCAAATTGGTGGATCAACTGGACGTGGTTCTCTAGGAAGAGCAAATACAGGATCTCTTGGTGGAAATAGAGGATCATTAGCTTCAGTTGGAAAACCTACAAGCTCGACACTTGCCAGCCTAGCTGGTCTTCTTAGTAATAGTGATATTAAAACTGAGACTAAAAGCGAAACAAGTTTCTCTGGTAAACTTGAGAGAGATGAAGGTTTTCCAAGAGTTCGT atCATAGATCCCAATCAAGTCTATGATGCTATTAATTTGGGTCGTCGGATAGATGTAATATGGCCAGATGAGAGAATGAGGCAACAGGGTGGTAGATCTGGATGGCAACATTGGGTACCAGAAAGAGGTATGGAAGGATGTGTTATTCATTATTGGTCTCCAAATCATCGCGATCCTAATCGACGATCTCACGTGGACAAAGTTATCTTACTTGTCAAAATTGATGACAAATATGTTCCAATAGCGGAACAAGGTGTACGAGACTTAGGAGCAGAAGTGTGA
- the Pcx gene encoding pecanex isoform X2, translated as MTIIYLFILKVLKQLILKSYGSEIVHPIAEQSDEQFANESSGGFSLQDSYSPLLTRKTCETNATSNRDRSLSTSRFEDRFSRFNGDGGIDNDSANSRDALIEEPKPGIKRRYSNASQSSHEFSDGERPKDKQDKMKSMDDPLNVGSVVGIDRLFESGDCAMESRTNKNLHNKEPDSGSSSTTTLSMENEVKRKLLPEPDTDNKRHQGAIPKQNRPKPVIDAIDDNITTTEQTQSKFKRTVEVKRRDRRFDRFDRFEQTSGSNNELSSLSLASSLLATLLTSGRDLPGQSSTVSDLRPSRSSENRNSRARRGTLKRSIRLHHGPRDRNRDDNVVPLTTLFGLISHDECHIVANHNDTVVPLEAVPSFGDENGRWLAYTFDEKGSGVAAAAQGPSGNNNKLLNTLLRQQLNQNLHYDANWELTDSLSNSYSSLSLNSAGLSVIIDTPPVLSSPESNQTKAQNSLSSNLVSSNTGSTNHCTVEISERDQFHQNAGNSNQCTIETLEWDQFHRDIMPHINTITERNGRLQSLLAYLSLNIHFSNLHRRMPPLTLPTHQEADINTSLSWNRFIGGLDGSDSKPKQARHYYKWKIGKLPHIKVRFDRLFLLALLDRNLTIFETTISTFLAVAVAGLGLVLLQQGFYRDIFAFMFCFVTAGCQYSLLKSVQPDAASPTHGFNRIIVFSRPIYYILCSGFILIFNEFLRNFKTSEFRIYGLRVADYDVILQIRNILLIFLLCFPIVFSLGLFPQINTFLMYLCEHIDIHLFGGNATTSLVSSIYCLCRSFVTVVILYGFAYGALTEPKSSQHILFSIFAGLLVAISYHLSRSSSDPTVIWDIVKMNLWPPEIYTEEKEAKIIENTSRGDNLSATYKEAKIRASGRKKHVKIKVGEQMSDTELVDPLPEKLRATVNARLKNDLIVCAVIGTLSFGIHCSTVFTALQPELNPVLWGIVSCLGFLLHYIVPQLRKHLPWLCLSRPVLRSHEHGQFEVREPVKIMWFEKAYVYLSFLERNVLYPVVFLGALTECSSKIVNKFGESIGALIIVVCGLKSLRSAYSDPSTRYLVLIFAVLFFKLDFRELSETFLVDYFVTGIAFAKIYELLLKIRFVVTYIAPWQITWGSAFHAFAQPFSVPHSAMLFLQAGISAILSTPLNPLLGSAIFISSYVRPVKFWERDYKTRRVDHSNTRMSSHLDRNLGADDNNLNSIFYEQLTRSLQHSLYGDLALGRWGNVEQGDCFLLASDYLNCLVHIVQLGNGLVTFQLRGLEFRGTYCQQREVEAISERIDDNDNCCCCEMGHFSNVLSVNAAFSQRWLAWEVASAKYVLEGYSISDNSAVSMLQVFEFRKVLVTYYVKSIVFYAIKSSKLKYWLGNSDISDALKISLAKNFVDLDPVFNMNIDEDFDFRASGITRSSFCNVYLDWIQYCITKHDKTLDRTRDSPLISLCFALSLLGRRVLGAASHNTLSSVEFFLYGLHALFKGDFRITSIRDEWVLHDVDLLRSVVAKGVRMALKLHQDHFMSPEQYVESSALYDAIDSHDKNLVISHEADPLWRNAVLNGAPSLLALRHVLDDGLDEYKVIMLNKRFLSFRVIKMNRECVRGLWAGQQQELVYLRNQNPERGSIQNAKQALRNIINSSCDQPIGYPIYVSPLTTSYAETNEQLCSIVGGPLSLSVIRRNVLKLWQRIRRRCGQGCSSGGTGSQDDGGFGNDGVYAMTTYNIHSGYGQSGHNTSGSQSIDSGCQIGGSTGRGSLGRANTGSLGGNRGSLASVGKPTSSTLASLAGLLSNSDIKTETKSETSFSGKLERDEGFPRVRIIDPNQVYDAINLGRRIDVIWPDERMRQQGGRSGWQHWVPERGMEGCVIHYWSPNHRDPNRRSHVDKVILLVKIDDKYVPIAEQGVRDLGAEV; from the exons atgacaataatttacctcttcATCCTCAAAGTCTTGAAACAATTAATACTAAAAAG TTATGGATCAGAAATAGTACATCCTATAGCAGAACAAAGTGATGAACAATTTGCTAATGAAAGTTCTGGAGGATTTAGCCTCCAAGATTCTTATAGCCCGCTACTTACTCGGAAGACTTGTGAAACAAATGCAACATCTAATCGGGATAGAAGTCTCAGTACCAGCCGATTTGAAGATAGATTTTCAAg ATTTAATGGAGATGGTGGTATAGATAATGATTCTGCAAACTCCCGTGATGCATTAATTGAAGAACCAAAGCCTGGTATTAAAAGAAGATACAGTAATGCAAGCCAAAGCAGTCATGAATTCTCAGATGGTGAGAGGCCCAAAGACAAGCAAGATAAAATGAAAAGTATGGATGACCCATTAAATGTTGGAAGTGTAGTTGGAATAGATCGATTGTTTGAAAGTGGTGATTGTGCAATGGAGTcacgaacaaataaaa ATCTACATAATAAGGAACCAGATTCTGGTTCGTCTAGTACAACGACCCTGAGTATGGAAAACGaggtgaaaagaaaattacttcCGGAACCAGATACAGATAACAAACGACACCAAGGTGCGATACCCAAACAAAACCGTCCAAAACCTGTAATAGATGCCATAGATGATAATATTACAACTACAGAACAAACTCAATCGAAATTTAAACGAACGGTAGAAGTCAAAAGAAGGGATAGAAGATTTGATAGATTTGATAGATTTGAGCAAACTAGTGGTTCAAACAACGAGTTAAGTTCACTTAGTCTTGCATCTTCATTATTAGCAACGTTGTTGACTTCTGGCCGAGATTTACCTGGTCAATCCAGTACTGTGTCTGATTTAAGACCAAGTCGTAGTTCTGAAAATCGAAATTCACGAGCAAGGCGAGGTACCTTGAAACGTTCAATTAGACTGCATCACGGACCACGAGATAGAAATCGAGATGACAATGTTGTACCGCTCACTACTTTATTTGGATTAATATCACATGATGAGTGTCATATAGTTGCCAACCATAACGACACAGTAGTACCTTTAGAAGCAGTACCTTCTTTTGGAGATGAAAATGGACGCTGGTTGGCTTACACCTTTGATGAAAAAGGATCTGGTGTTGCTGCTGCAGCACAAGGTCCTTCTGGCAAtaacaataaattattaaatacattattacGCCAGCAACTTAATCAAAATTTACATTACGACGCGAACTGGGAGCTTACAGATTCTTTGAGCAACAGTTACAGCAGTCTGTCTTTGAATTCTGCTGGTTTAAGTGTTATAATAGACACACCGCCTGTTTTATCGAGCCCAGAAAGCAACCAAACTAAAGCACAAAATTCACTATCATCGAATTTAGTTTCTTCGAACACTGGAAGCACTAATCATTGTACAGTGGAAATTTCAGAACGAGATCAATTTCATCAAAATGCGGGAAATTCTAATCAATGTACAATAGAAACCTTAGAATGGGATCAATTTCATCGGGACATAATGCCACATATAAACACAATAACAGAAAGAAATGGAAGATTACAAAGTTTATTAGCATACCTTAGTTTAAATATTCACTTCTCAAACCTTCATCGCCGAATGCCTCCTTTAACGTTACCAACGCATCAAGAAGCTGATATAAATACAAGTTTATCTTGGAATCGATTTATTGGTGGCTTAGATGGATCCGATTCTAAACCTAAACAAGCAAGGCATTATTATAAATGGAAAATTGGCAAATTACCACACATTAAAGTGCGGTTCGATCGTCTATTTTTATTGGCTTTATTAGATCGAAATTTGACGATTTTTGAGACTACCATTTCGACGTTTTTGGCAGTTGCTGTTGCAGGATTGGGTCTCGTACTACTTCAACAAGGATTCTACCGAGATATATTTGCCTTTATGTTTTGTTTCGTAACCGCTGGATGTCAGTATTCATTATTAAAATCCGTTCAGCCTGATGCAGCTTCTCCGACACATGGATTTAATCGTATTATAGTATTTTCCCGgcctatatattatatactatgTTCGGGATTCATATTAATCTTCAACGAATTCCTCAGAAACTTCAAAACGTCTGAATTTCGAATATACGGTTTGCGAGTCGCCGATTATGATGTTATATTACaaattcgtaatattttattaattttccttttGTGTTTTCCAATTGTGTTTTCTTTAGGTTTATTTCCGcaaattaatacttttttaaTGTATCTCTGTGAACATATAGATATTCATTTGTTTGGTGGAAATGCAACCACTAGTCTAGTCTCTTCAATATATTGTCTTTGTCGCAGTTTCGTCACTGTTGTCATACTGTATGGTTTTGCTTATGGAGCACTTACGGAGCCCAAATCCTCGCAACAtattttgttttctatttttgcGGGTTTACTAGTTGCTATATCTTATCATTTAAGCCGATCATCTTCAGATCCTACCGTAATATGGGACATTGTTAAAATGAACTTATGGCCACCAGAAATATATACGGAAGAGAAAGAAGCCAAAATCATTGAAAATACATCTCGAGGAGATAATTTGTCTGCAACGTACAAAGAAGCAAAGATTAGAGCATCGGGAAGAAAAAAACATGTGAAAATTAAAGTTGGTGAACAAATGTCAGACACAGAATTAGTGGATCCTTTACCTGAAAAATTGAGAGCAACAGTGAATGCaagattaaaaaatgatttaataGTATGTGCAGTGATAGGTACTTTGTCATTTGGAATCCATTGTTCAACTGTGTTTACAGCTTTACAGCCAGAACTAAACCCAGTTTTATGGGGTATTGTAAGCTGCCTTGGATTTCTATTACATTATATCGTACCACAACTTCGAAAACATTTACCATGGTTGTGCTTATCAAGACCAGTACTACGTAGCCATGAACATGGACAGTTTGAAGTTCGTGAACCAGTGAAAATTATGTGGTTTGAAAAAGCATATGTTTACCTTTCTTTCTTAGAAAGAAATGTTCTCTATCCAGTTGTGTTCCTTGGAGCGCTCACTGAATGTTCAtcgaaaattgtaaacaaatttgGAGAAAGTATTGGTGCATTAATCATAGTTGTATGTGGATTGAAATCCTTAAGATCTGCATATTCTGATCCATCAACACGTTACCTAGTATTGATCTTTGCTGTGCTATTTTTCAAACTAGATTTTCGAGAACTCAGTGAAACGTTTCTTGTAGATTATTTTGTCACAGGAATAgcatttgcaaaaatttatgaATTACTGTTAAAGATACGATTTGTAGTTACATATATTGCACCTTGGCAAATCACTTGGGGAAGTGCATTTCATGCATTTGCACAACCGTTCTCAGTACCACATTCTGCTATGCTATTCTTGCAAGCAGGCATTTCTGCAATTCTAAGCACTCCTTTAAACCCACTTTTGGGCAGCGCAATTTTTATATCATCTTATGTGCGTCCAGTGAAATTTTGGGAAAGAGACTATAAAACAAGAAGAGTGGATCATTCAAATACACGAATGTCTTCGCATTTAGATCGGAATCTGGGTGCAGATGATAACAATTTGAATTCAATTTTCTATGAGCAATTGACAAGGTCATTGCAACATAGTCTTTATGGAGATCTTGCTCTTGGTCGCTGGGGAAATGTGGAACAAGGCGACTGTTTTCTATTAGCATCTGATTATTTGAACTGTTtggtgcacattgttcaattaggCAATGGATTAGTAACTTTTCAATTGAGAGGTCTTGAATTTAGAGGAACGTATTGCCAGCAGAGAGAA GTAGAAGCAATCTCTGAAAGAATCGACGACAATGACAATTGCTGTTGCTGCGAAATGGGACATTTTTCAAATGTATTGAGTGTAAATGCAGCATTTAGCCAACGTTGGCTGGCTTGGGAAGTTGCAAGTGCTAAATACGTTCTAGAGGGATACTCGATATCTGATAATTCAGCAGTTTCTATGCTTCAAGTGTTTGAGTTTCGTAAAGTATTGGTTACCTACTACGTTAAAAGTATTGTTTTTTATGCTATAAAatcttcgaaattaaaatattggttaggaaattccgatatttcggacGCTCTTAAAATATCGCTTGCCAAAAATTTCGTCGATCTCGACCCTGTTTTCAATATGAACATTGATGAGGATTTTGATTTTCGAGCTAGCGGAATTACAAGGAGTAGCTTTTGTAACGTTTATTTGGATTGGATACAATATTGTATTACCAAACATGATAag ACACTAGATAGAACAAGGGATTCACCATTAATATCTTTGTGCTTTGCATTGAGTCTTTTGGGGAGACGTGTTTTGGGTGCAGCATCTCATAATACTCTGTCCAGTGTTGAATTTTTTCTATATGGATTACATGCTCTTTTTAAag GAGATTTTCGTATAACATCAATTCGAGATGAATGGGTGTTGCATGATGTTGATCTATTACGAAGTGTTGTGGCAAAAGGTGTAAGAATGGCATTAAAACTACATCAAGATCATTTTATGAGTCCAGAGCAATATGTTGAATCATCTGCTCTTTACGATGCCATAGATAGTCACGATAAAAACCTTGTTATTAGTCATGAAGCAGATCCGCTTTGGAGAAACGCCGTTTTAAATGGCGCACCCAGTCTTCTGGCTCTTAG ACACGTTCTTGATGATGGCCTTGATGAATATAAAGTAATCATGCTTAACAAACGTTTCTTGAGCTTTCGAGTGATTAAAATGAATCGTGAATGTGTTCGTGGTCTGTGGGCTGGACAACAACAAGAATTAGTATATTTGAGAAATCAAAACCCAGAACGAGGCTCTATACAAAATGCAAAACAAGCACtcagaaatataataaatagttCTTGCGATCAGCCGATCGGGTATCCGATTTATGTTTCGCCATTGACAACCAGTTATGCAGAGACAAACGAACAATTATGTTCTATAGTTGGAGGACCTTTAAGTCTCAGTGTAATTAGGCGTAACGTGCTAAAATTATGGCAAAG AATTAGAAGAAGATGCGGTCAAGGTTGTTCATCAGGTGGTACAGGATCTCAAGATGATGGAGGTTTTGGAAATGATGGAGTATATGCAATGACTACTTATAATATTCATTCAG gTTATGGTCAATCGGGTCACAACACATCTGGTTCACAATCTATAGATTCTGGATGTCAAATTGGTGGATCAACTGGACGTGGTTCTCTAGGAAGAGCAAATACAGGATCTCTTGGTGGAAATAGAGGATCATTAGCTTCAGTTGGAAAACCTACAAGCTCGACACTTGCCAGCCTAGCTGGTCTTCTTAGTAATAGTGATATTAAAACTGAGACTAAAAGCGAAACAAGTTTCTCTGGTAAACTTGAGAGAGATGAAGGTTTTCCAAGAGTTCGT atCATAGATCCCAATCAAGTCTATGATGCTATTAATTTGGGTCGTCGGATAGATGTAATATGGCCAGATGAGAGAATGAGGCAACAGGGTGGTAGATCTGGATGGCAACATTGGGTACCAGAAAGAGGTATGGAAGGATGTGTTATTCATTATTGGTCTCCAAATCATCGCGATCCTAATCGACGATCTCACGTGGACAAAGTTATCTTACTTGTCAAAATTGATGACAAATATGTTCCAATAGCGGAACAAGGTGTACGAGACTTAGGAGCAGAAGTGTGA